A stretch of Oscillospiraceae bacterium DNA encodes these proteins:
- a CDS encoding phosphotransferase → MPAEIDFSALPKKISVKLPKESTEIVVVKDKPRSKVLCFDHKCYLKITSDGYLKNEPEMSAFLSDYGLAPKVITSCRKGENGWLLTEAAQGTNALDMIQINPKETLFTYGKTLRKLHDLPIKDCLCENRAESMLKRAAGKFFEGKAEADLLEYCGIKTISDAYSEMLLLSKHAGKPSVIHGDACLPNLIVGENKDSATFIDCGNGGIGNRNYDLFWALWSIHFNLKTDQYDKDFWRGYGKSPDEKAMRLFGLISAFNGYRGRDYYHLF, encoded by the coding sequence ATGCCTGCGGAGATTGATTTTTCTGCACTCCCCAAAAAAATATCCGTAAAATTACCCAAAGAGAGCACCGAGATCGTGGTTGTCAAAGATAAGCCGCGGTCAAAGGTGCTCTGTTTTGATCATAAATGTTATTTAAAAATTACTTCCGACGGGTATCTGAAAAATGAGCCAGAGATGTCGGCGTTTTTGTCTGATTACGGTTTGGCGCCGAAAGTCATCACCTCCTGCCGAAAGGGTGAAAACGGCTGGTTGCTGACCGAGGCCGCACAAGGGACAAACGCCTTAGATATGATTCAAATCAATCCTAAAGAGACGCTGTTTACATACGGTAAAACTCTGCGCAAGCTGCATGATCTGCCGATCAAAGACTGCCTGTGCGAAAATCGAGCGGAATCGATGTTAAAACGTGCCGCCGGAAAGTTTTTCGAAGGGAAAGCGGAGGCCGATTTGCTCGAATATTGCGGTATCAAAACGATTTCCGATGCCTACAGCGAAATGCTGTTATTATCGAAGCACGCGGGAAAACCATCGGTCATCCACGGCGACGCCTGCCTGCCGAATTTGATCGTCGGAGAAAATAAAGACAGCGCAACGTTCATCGACTGCGGTAACGGCGGAATTGGCAACCGGAATTACGATCTGTTTTGGGCACTCTGGTCGATTCACTTTAACTTGAAAACCGATCAATACGACAAGGATTTTTGGCGCGGCTACGGCAAAAGTCCCGACGAAAAGGCCATGCGGTTGTTCGGTTTGATCTCAGCGTTTAACGGTTATCGCGGTCGGGACTATTATCATTTATTCTAA
- the yihA gene encoding ribosome biogenesis GTP-binding protein YihA/YsxC: MLNFETITFETSFGFSEQLFASDRPEVVFTGRSNVGKSSLINKLCNKKSMARVGQTPGKTVTINFYLHSQFRLVDLPGYGYAKRAKTRKDDWGELMEDYFKSGRDIRLAVALMDIRLEPTDDDKMMLDFLLRADVPFVIAATKADKLNKTELATFRSNFPKIHENRLIAVSALNGIGIDDLKRAIEDACGD, encoded by the coding sequence ATGTTAAATTTCGAAACGATCACCTTTGAGACGTCGTTCGGTTTCAGTGAACAATTGTTTGCGTCCGACCGGCCCGAGGTTGTCTTTACAGGCCGCTCCAACGTCGGAAAATCCAGTTTAATCAACAAACTTTGCAATAAAAAGTCCATGGCCAGGGTAGGTCAGACCCCCGGAAAAACGGTGACGATCAATTTCTATCTGCACTCACAATTTCGTCTGGTCGACTTGCCCGGTTATGGCTATGCCAAACGCGCCAAGACCCGCAAGGACGACTGGGGCGAATTGATGGAAGATTATTTTAAGAGCGGCAGGGATATCCGGCTGGCAGTCGCTTTAATGGACATTCGCCTTGAACCAACCGACGACGACAAAATGATGCTTGATTTTTTGCTCAGGGCTGATGTACCGTTCGTGATCGCGGCTACGAAAGCCGACAAACTGAATAAGACCGAACTTGCAACATTTCGCAGCAATTTCCCTAAAATCCATGAAAACCGGTTGATTGCAGTATCGGCATTAAATGGTATTGGGATCGACGACTTGAAGAGGGCTATTGAAGATGCCTGCGGAGATTGA
- the lon gene encoding endopeptidase La, translating into MAKVLVNTNISKFENIPMIALRGVVLFPEMTLRFDVSRQKSVAALQHVSESDQQLIFLAAQTNTETQNPHKEDIYEVGTIGKIKQIIKTAPDSYAVLVEGILRAKTNTYIQMKPFFMVNIERVIEKTPLHNTTVSEALVRTAHRIFSEYFELNDNTAREILTSALSKTQPGILSDFIASNSMMPFEEQQAILEEKSHIARLKRVISLLSHQNSVLKLENEIEDKVRVSMDKNQRDYFLKEQLRTISEELGEESEMDEYLDYKKRIQALKISPEITEKLEKEALKLVKMPLGSQEATIIRNYLDCCLDLPWSISVSKTHTIEQMKAILDKDHYGLQKVKDRILEHLAVELLSPDIKGQVICLVGPPGTGKSSVARSIARAGGRNFATISLGGVRDEADIRGHRKTYVGAMPGRVVNALIAAKSNNPVILLDEIDKLGNDYRGDPSSALLELLDSEQNCAFVDHFIELPFDLSNVLFITTANYYENIPEPLRDRMEIINLTSYTREEKRNIAKFHLIPKQLKKHGLKKPQLSISDDSVNAIIDNYTREAGVRELEREIAGICRKTALSIASGETTKVAVKADNLEKYLGPAKFKSDMAVDNEVGVATGLAWTAIGGDTLQIEVSVLEGSGKLELTGSLGDVMKESARAAVSYIRSACDKLGVDKEFYKTKDLHIHVPEGAVPKDGPSAGITITTALVSALSGKPVRKNLAMTGEMTLRGRVLPIGGLKEKAMAAYRMGMKTVIIPEENKPDLFEIDKTVKDALEFIPVRNIDEVLGQALVSGN; encoded by the coding sequence ATGGCCAAGGTTCTGGTAAACACAAACATCTCAAAATTCGAAAATATCCCTATGATCGCGCTTCGCGGCGTAGTGCTGTTTCCGGAAATGACACTGCGTTTTGACGTCTCGCGCCAAAAATCAGTCGCGGCGCTTCAGCATGTGTCGGAAAGTGACCAGCAGCTGATCTTCCTTGCGGCTCAGACCAACACAGAGACTCAAAACCCGCATAAAGAAGACATCTATGAAGTCGGCACGATCGGTAAAATCAAGCAGATCATCAAAACCGCGCCGGACAGCTATGCGGTATTGGTCGAGGGCATTTTGCGGGCAAAAACCAACACTTATATTCAGATGAAGCCATTTTTTATGGTCAATATCGAACGCGTCATTGAAAAAACACCCTTGCACAATACGACGGTCAGCGAAGCGCTTGTTCGCACCGCACACCGCATTTTCTCAGAATATTTCGAACTTAATGACAACACCGCGCGCGAAATATTAACAAGCGCGCTTTCAAAAACTCAGCCGGGTATTCTTTCGGATTTTATCGCCTCCAATTCCATGATGCCCTTTGAAGAGCAGCAGGCGATCTTAGAAGAAAAAAGCCACATTGCACGGCTTAAGCGGGTCATTTCACTGCTTTCGCATCAAAATTCCGTCCTCAAGCTCGAAAACGAGATTGAGGATAAAGTCCGTGTCTCGATGGATAAGAACCAGCGTGATTATTTTCTCAAAGAACAACTCCGTACCATCTCTGAAGAACTCGGTGAAGAGAGCGAGATGGACGAATATCTCGATTATAAAAAGCGCATTCAAGCGTTGAAAATCTCTCCGGAGATCACCGAAAAACTTGAAAAAGAGGCGTTAAAACTCGTCAAAATGCCTCTTGGCTCACAGGAAGCGACAATCATCCGCAATTATCTTGATTGCTGCCTTGATCTGCCGTGGAGTATAAGCGTATCCAAAACACATACCATCGAGCAGATGAAAGCCATTCTTGACAAAGATCATTACGGCCTGCAAAAAGTAAAAGATCGAATCCTTGAACACTTGGCCGTGGAACTCCTTTCACCGGATATCAAAGGGCAGGTGATCTGCCTTGTCGGGCCTCCTGGCACCGGCAAAAGCTCGGTCGCTCGTTCCATCGCACGGGCCGGCGGCAGGAATTTCGCCACAATATCACTCGGCGGCGTCCGGGACGAAGCCGATATCCGCGGCCACCGCAAGACCTATGTTGGCGCCATGCCCGGCCGGGTCGTAAACGCCCTGATTGCAGCAAAATCAAATAATCCCGTGATTCTGCTCGATGAGATCGACAAGCTCGGCAACGATTACCGGGGTGATCCCTCCTCGGCGCTGCTTGAACTGCTCGATTCCGAACAGAATTGTGCATTTGTCGACCACTTCATCGAACTTCCGTTCGATCTCTCGAATGTGCTGTTCATCACGACTGCGAACTATTATGAGAATATTCCCGAGCCGCTGCGCGACCGCATGGAGATCATCAACCTCACAAGCTATACCCGCGAGGAAAAACGCAATATCGCAAAGTTTCATTTGATCCCGAAGCAACTAAAAAAGCACGGCTTGAAAAAACCCCAGCTCTCTATCAGCGACGATTCCGTCAACGCGATCATCGATAACTATACCCGCGAGGCGGGTGTGCGGGAACTGGAGCGCGAAATTGCCGGCATCTGCCGCAAGACCGCACTTTCCATCGCTTCGGGCGAGACTACAAAGGTTGCTGTCAAAGCGGATAATCTCGAAAAGTATCTCGGCCCGGCAAAATTTAAGTCGGACATGGCGGTAGACAATGAAGTTGGTGTCGCGACCGGACTTGCCTGGACGGCCATCGGCGGCGACACGCTTCAAATCGAAGTCAGCGTACTTGAGGGCAGCGGAAAACTTGAGCTCACAGGTTCACTCGGCGACGTTATGAAAGAGTCGGCACGGGCTGCGGTCAGCTATATTCGAAGCGCCTGTGACAAACTTGGAGTCGACAAAGAGTTTTATAAGACAAAAGATTTGCACATCCACGTCCCCGAGGGTGCGGTTCCGAAAGACGGACCTTCCGCGGGCATCACCATCACCACCGCACTCGTCTCTGCGTTGTCCGGAAAACCGGTTCGCAAGAATCTTGCGATGACAGGTGAAATGACTTTACGGGGCAGGGTACTTCCGATCGGCGGTCTTAAGGAAAAAGCTATGGCGGCTTACCGCATGGGCATGAAAACCGTGATCATCCCAGAAGAAAACAAACCCGACCTGTTCGAGATCGACAAGACGGTGAAAGATGCGTTAGAGTTTATCCCGGTTCGGAATATCGACGAAGTTCTGGGCCAGGCGCTGGTTTCGGGGAATTGA